TGAAACTGACCCCTAACTTTTATCGCGATCGCGTCTGCCTGAACGTGCTGGCAGGCTCTAAAGAAAACGCCCGGGATATTTACGCGGCGGCGGAAGGACATGTGCTGGTTGGCGTGTTGTCAAAAAATTACCCGGATGTCGCAAGCGCGGTAGCGGATATGCGTGAATACGCGGCACTTATCGACAATGCGCTCTCCGTGGGGCTGGGGGCGGGCGATCCAAACCAGTCGGCGATGGTCAGTGAAATCTCCCGTCAGGTGCAGCCCCAGCATGTTAATCAGGTCTTTACCGGTGTGGCGACCAGTCGCGCGCTGTTGGGTCAGCAGGAGACGGTGGTCAACGGTCTGGTCTCACCAACCGGTACGCCGGGCAGGGTGAAAATCTCCACCGGTCCGCTAAGCAGCCAGACGCCGGACGGCATTGTACCGGTAGAAACCGCGATTGCGCTGCTCAAAGATATGGGCGGTAGTTCGATTAAATACTTCCCGATGGGCGGCCTGAAGTGCCGTGACGAGTATATCGCGGTCGCGCAGGCCTGTGCCCGTCATGACTTCTGGCTGGAGCCAACCGGTGGGATCGATCTGGATAATTTTACTGAAATCCTGCAAATCGCCCTTGATGCCGGAGTGAGCAAAATCATTCCTCACATCTATAGTTCGATTATTGATAAGGTGAGTGGTAACACCCGCCCGGACGACGTACGCCAACTGATGGCGATGACCCGGGCCTGCATAGGCTAACTGACTGATGAGGAAACTGACGTGCGATTCCCCAACCAACGTTTAGCGCAGCTGTTTGGCATGCTGCAAAACGAAGCGCTTCCACAGGACGAGCTGGCGCAGCGGTTGTCGGTTTCCACACGCACCGTACGGGCGGATATCACCGCGCTGAACGCGCTACTCACCCAGTACGGCGCGCAGTTTGTCCTCAGCCGGGGTAACGGTTATCAACTCAAAATTGACGACCCGGCAAGCTATCACGCCCTGCAAACGCAGCGGCCCGACGCGTTGCTGCGCATCCCACGCACCAGCCAGGAACGGGTACATTGGCTGGTGGTTCGTTTTCTGACGTCGGCCTTTTCGCTGAAGCTGGAAGATTTGGCTGATGAATGGTTTATCAGCCGTGCGACGCTGCAAAACGATATGGCTGAGGTGCGCGAGCATCTGCAACGTTATCATCTGACGCTGGAAACGCGCCCCCGTCACGGCATGAAGCTGTTCGGCAGCGAGATGGCGATCCGCGCCTGTTTGACCGACCTGCTATGGACGCTGGCGCAACAGGATCCGCAGCACCCGTTAGTGACGCAAGAAGCGTTGAATGCCGGGATCCCTGAACAGCTGCAGCCTGTTCTGCAGGACATTTTCGCCCGTTTTCATATTCGCCTGACCGATGAGGGCGAGCTGTTTTTACGCTTGTACTGTGCGGTGGCGGTACGGCGGATTAGCGAAGGGTATCCCCTTCCGGAGTTTGCCGCAGAAGAGGCCGATCAATCGGTGTGCCTGGCCACGCGGGAAATCGCGGCGGTATTGCACCGGATGGCGGACAAACCGCTTTCCGTTGCCGAAGAAAACTGGCTGCAGGTGCATATCGCTGCCCGCCAGGTACAAGAGATCGCGCCCAGTGCTATCAATGCGGATGATGATGAGGCGTTGGTCAATTACATCCTGCGGTTTATCAACAGCCAGTACAACTACAACCTGTTGAATGACAAACAGTTGCATGCTGATCTGCTGACGCATATTAAGACGATGATCACCCGGGTGCGTTACCAGATAATGATCCCCAATCCGCTGCTGGAAAATATTAAACAGCACTACCCCATGGCGTGGGACATGACGCTGGCCGCCGTCTCGGGATGGGGAAAATATACGCCGTACACCATCAGTGAAAATGAAATTGGCTTCCTCGTGCTGCATATCGGCGTTGGGCTTGAGCGTAGTTACAACATCGGTTACCAGAGGCAGCCGAAAGTTCTGCTGGTATGCGATGCCGGAAATGCGATGGCGCGGATGATTGAAGCTGTGCTGGCGCGTAAGTATCCACAGATAGAAATCGTCGATACCGTAACGCTGCGCGACTACGAACAGCGGGAGTGCATCAGCGAAGATTTTGTCATCTCTACAGCGCGGATTGGTGAAAAAGATAAGCCTGTGGTGATGATTGCGCCGTTCCCTACCGATTATCAACTAGAGCAAATTGGCAAACTGGTACTGGTCGACAGAACCCGTCCATGGATGCTGAACAAATTCTTCGATGCCGCCCATTTTCGTGTGATCGACGAGCCAATGGATCAACAGACGTTGTTCAACGTCTTATGTCGCCAGTTACAGGATGAAGGCTTTGTCGATGCGGAGTTTCTTGATTCGGTGGTTGAACGTGAGGCCATCGTCAGCACCATGCTGGGGGATAGCATTGCCCTGCCGCACGCCCTCGGTTTGCTGGCAAAGAAAACGGTGGTCTACACCATCCTCGCCCCGCAGGGTATCGCCTGGGGCGATGAAACCGCGCACGTGATCTTCTTGCTTGCTATCAGCAAAAGCGAATACGAAGAGGCGATGGCCATCTACGATATTTTCGTCACCTTCCTGCGCGAGCGCGCGATGACCCGACTCTGCGCGTGTCGGAATTTCACTGAGTTCAAAGCGGTTGCGATGGAGTGCGTGAGTCGTTTTTGAGAGGCGGAAAACAGAATGTTTACCGCCTGAAAGTTAACGCAAATGATGTACGACCTGGTTGCTGCTGCCGCGCCAGATCAGCGCCGGGTCTTTAAGATCCTGCACAAATTTGCCATCGACCAGTACGTTGATGAGATCCACCACCTGCATTTGCGCAGCGTTAAGTTCCTCAAGCTTGTAGCCGGTCCACACCCAGATATCTTTTCCCGGACACTCAGCGCGAATACGCTGTACCAGTTGCAGAATATCCGGCACGTTTTGCGGATGCAGCGGATCGCCGCCTGACAGCGAAATCCCCTGACGATGAATGCGCGTGTCGTTCAGATCGGCAACGATCTTGTCTTCCATCTCTTTGGTAAACGGCTGGCCAGAATTGAGTCGCCAGGTGCTTTTGTTATAGCAACCGGGGCATTCATGTACGCACCCGGAAACAAACAGGGTGCAGCGCGTGCCGGGGCCATTGACGATGTCGACGGGATAATATTGATGGTATTGCATAGAGGATGTCCAGAAAGAATGTAGGCCGGATAAGGTGCTTGCACCGCATCCGGCAACATTGTGATGCCTGATGGCGACGCGATTGCGTCTTATCAGGCCTACGGCCTTTGCAAACGGAAATTAACCTATCTGCCCATTACCTAAATGCTTAACGCGGCGCTTCACTTCTTCCTGCTTACCGGCGTTAAACGGACGCGCGTCCGGGCTGCCTAAATAACCGCATACACGGCGGGTGACCGACACGCGCGCGGCGTCGTGGTTACCACATTTCGGGCAGGTGAAGCCTTTGCTGGTGCACTCGAACTCACCGGTAAAGCCGCACTCGTAGCATTCATCGATTGGCGTGTTGGTTCCGTAATACGGCACGTGTTGATAGCTGTAATCCCAGACGTCTTCCAGCGCTTTCAGGTTGTGCTGAATATTTGGGTATTCGCCATAGCAAATGAAGCCTCCGCTTGCCAGCGGCGGGTACGGCGCTTCGAAATCGATCTTGTCGTACGGGTTAACCTTCTTCTCCACGTCGAGGTGGAAGCTGTTGGTGTAGTAACCTTTGTCGGTAACACCTGGCACCACGCCAAACTCGGCGGTATCCAGACGGCAGAAACGGTCGCACAGGTTTTCACTTGGCGTGCTGTACAGGCTAAAGCCATAGCCGGTCTCGTCTTTCCACTGATCGACCGCCTGACGCAGGCGTTCCACAATGGCGATACCTTTGGCACGAAGCTGCTCGCTGTCATAGACATGTTTGTCGCCAAACAGCGCGTTGATGGTCTCGTGAATACCGATGTAACCGAGAGAGATGGACGCACGACCGTTTTTAAAGATTTCAGACACGTCATCGTCCGCTTTCAGACGCACGCCGCAGGCACCTTCCATATACAGAATTGGCGCAACGCGGGCCTTCACGCCTTCCAGACGCGCAATGCGGGTCATCAGCGCTTTACGCGCCAGCACCAGACGATCGTCGAGTAGTTTCCAGAAGGTGGCTTCATCGCCATGGGCTTCCAGCGCGATACGCGGCAGGTTGAGGCTGATAACGCCGAGGTTGTTACGGCCATCGTGAACCTGTTCACCGTTCTCGTTTTCCCACACGCCGAGGAAGCTGCGACAGCCCATTGGCGTTTTGAACGAGCCGGTCACTTTAACCACCTGATCGTAGTTCAGGATATCCGGATACATACGCTTACTCGCGCACTCCAGCGCCAGCTGTTTGATGTCGTAGTTCGGATCGCCAAACTTGTGGTTCAGACCATCACGAATCGCGAATACCAGTTTCGGGAAGACCGCTGTTTTGCGATTTTTACCCAGGCCAGCAATGCGGTTACGCAGAATGGACTGCTGGATCAAACGCGATTCCCAGCTGGTTCCCAGACCAAAACCGAAGGTGACGAACGGCGTCTGACCGTTGGCGGTATGCAGGGTATTCACTTCATACTCGAGCGACTGGAATGCGTCGTAGCACTCTTTCTCGGTACGGGAATGCGCATAGCCGTCGGCATCTGGGATCTGCCACTCTTCAGCGGTTTTGCGATGCTTGTTAAAGCTCTCGGTCACGAACGGTGCGAGAACTTCGTCAATACGGTTAATGGTGGTGCCGCCATAAATATGGCTGGCAACCTGCGCGATGATTTGCGCGGTGACGGCGGTCGCGGTAGAGATGGATTTTGGCGGTTCAATCTCCGCGTTACCCATCTTAAAACCCTGCGTCAGCATGCCTTTCAGGTCGATCAGCATGCAGTTAAACATTGGGAAGAACGGAGAGTAGTCGAGGTCGTGATAGTGAATATCACCACGCTCGTGCGCCTGGACGACATCACGCGGCAGCAGGTGCTGACGTGCATAGTGTTTAGCAACGATACCGGCCAGCAGGTCGCGCTGTGTCGGGATCACTTTGCTGTCTTTGTTGGCGTTTTCATTCAGCAAAGCAGAGTTGGTTTGCTCAACCAGACCACGAATTTCCTGGTTCAGACGGCCACGTTTTTCACGCTGTATATCGCGGTCGTGGCGATATTCGATGTACGCACGGGCGAGTTGTTTATACGGGCCAGACATCAGCTGGTTTTCTACCGCTGTCTGGATCTCGTTGATATCGACCTTGCTGCGCTCATTCATCTGGCTACTAACGACTTCTGCGACGGTGGCACAGTAATCTGCGTCATCGACTCCCGCTGCTTTAGCTGCACGCAGAATGGCTTCTTTGATGCGCTCTGATTTAAACGGCACTTTACAGCCATCTCGTTTCATCACATGCGGTGTCATGATCACTCCATATTTATAAGAACAGGTTATCCACAGAGGTTGGGGAAGCGGCCATGGCTTTATTCATCTATCTGGCCAATGACTTCCCGCAATCCTGACCCACTTTATCCACAATTCCACCGTCAAGCGGTGTACTGTAGTTGTAGCAATTGTAGTCGATTAATACAACATATTGGGTCGGCGTGCATTTTAAGTTCTATATGTAGTGATTTGCATCAAGGATGTTTACGATTTATTTGATGTAGCGCAAAGTAAAAATCGGAGCGTACAGATGACGGGCAGTACAGCGATTGTAAATTGTGGGCAGAAAATTCTGATTAATTATTCAACAAAAACAGGAAGGTAAGCTAAGCGTATGTAATAACGCCCGGTAGCGCTATGCGTACCGGGCCTAAACATCATTGCAAGCTATTTTTGCACCCACCAGACGGCTTCAAAAGGACGCAGCGCCATGTCACCAGGTTGGCTGGCGACCTCGGCATAGTTGTGCATTAGCACCTGCCAGTTTCCGTCGGTCTGGGTCGGCTGCCAGTTCTGGAAGGTATCGCTCAGATTCGCAATGACCAGCAGCCGCTGCCCTTGCCATTGGCGTTGATAGCACCACAGGTGCGGACTGTCCGGTAGCAGATCCTGGTAGTCGCCCCAGGTGATAACCGGCTCCGCTTTGCGCAAGGCGATTAGCTTCTGATAGGCATAGAACACCGAGTCGGTATCGCTCAGCGCTGCCGCCACGTTGATATCCGCCGTGTTGTCACACAGATTGATCCACGGCTCACCCGCGGTGAAGCCCGCGTGTTTGCTGGCATCCCACTGCATCGGCGTGCGGCTGTTATCACGGGATTTACTGGCGAGGATCGCCAGCAGCTCTTGCGCATCGCGCCCCTGGCCGTTCAGGGCGGCAAACATGTTATGGCTTTCCACATCGCGATAATCGGTAATCTGGCTAAAGTGCGGGTTGGTCATGCCGATCTCTTCGCCCTGGTAGATGTAGGGCGTGCCCTGCATGCCGTGCAGCACCATCGCCAGCATTTTGGCGGCCGGAACGCGGTATTTCCCTGCATCGCCAAAACGCGACACGATGCGCGGCTGGTCGTGGTTACACCAGAACAGCGCATTCCAGGCCTGATTGTGCATGCCCTGCTGCCAATGGCGGAACAGGGTTTTGAGCGCCACATAGTCGGGTTTTGCTAACGTCCACTTCTCACCGTTAGGGTAATCCACTTTCAGGTGGTGGAAATTAAAGGTCATCGACAGTTCGCTGCCATCGAGTGCGGCGTACTGCTGGCAGTTTTCCAGCGTTGTGGACGACATTTCGCCGACCGTCATCAGGCTGCGGGGCGTGAAGACGTCGCGGTTCATCTCGCGTAAGAACGCATGCGCGCGCGGGCCGTCGGTATAAAAACGCCGCCCATCACCGTCAGGATCGTTCGGGAAGTCCTGATCTTTAGAGATAAGATTCACCACGTCGAGACGCAGCCCGTCCACGCCGCGATCGGCCCAGAACTCGCACACTTTTTTAAGCTCGGCGCGGACCGCCGGATTCTCCCAGTTAAGATCGGCCTGCTCCGGAGCAAAGAGGTGCAGATAGTACTGCTCGCTTTCGGCGTGCCAGCCCCAGGCGCTGCCGCCAAATTTGGAGCGCCAGTTATTCGGCGGGGAGTCTGGCGTGCCGTCGCGCCAGAGATAAAACTGACGATACGGACTGTTTTTATCCAGCGCTTCCCGAAACCAGGCGTGCTGGGTTGAGGTGTGGTTAAACACCATATCGAGAATAATACGGATGCCGCGTGCTTTCGCCTGCGCCACCAGTTCGTCAAAGTCTGCAAGCGTACCGTAGGCCGGATCGACAGACATGTAATCCGCGACGTCGTAGCCGTTATCAACCTGCGGCGAAATATAGAACGGGGTTAACCAGATGGCATCGACCCCCAGTTTTTGCAGATAGTCGAGACGCTGCGTTACGCCGCGTAAATCGCCGGTGCCGCTGCCGGTGGTGTCCTGAAAACTCTTGGGGTAAACCTGATAGATAACGCCGTTTTGCCACCAGTGGGGAATATTCATGGTTGTTTCCTGGAAATACGTTGGGGCGCAACTGCGCCCCGAAGAAAAGTTAGACAATTTGTAATGTGCCCAGACGATGTTTGCGCTGGTAAACGAATGAGGTCAGTACCATTGGGATAACAATCGCAATGACCATCGCCATACCA
The Citrobacter arsenatis DNA segment above includes these coding regions:
- a CDS encoding BglG family transcription antiterminator, which gives rise to MRFPNQRLAQLFGMLQNEALPQDELAQRLSVSTRTVRADITALNALLTQYGAQFVLSRGNGYQLKIDDPASYHALQTQRPDALLRIPRTSQERVHWLVVRFLTSAFSLKLEDLADEWFISRATLQNDMAEVREHLQRYHLTLETRPRHGMKLFGSEMAIRACLTDLLWTLAQQDPQHPLVTQEALNAGIPEQLQPVLQDIFARFHIRLTDEGELFLRLYCAVAVRRISEGYPLPEFAAEEADQSVCLATREIAAVLHRMADKPLSVAEENWLQVHIAARQVQEIAPSAINADDDEALVNYILRFINSQYNYNLLNDKQLHADLLTHIKTMITRVRYQIMIPNPLLENIKQHYPMAWDMTLAAVSGWGKYTPYTISENEIGFLVLHIGVGLERSYNIGYQRQPKVLLVCDAGNAMARMIEAVLARKYPQIEIVDTVTLRDYEQRECISEDFVISTARIGEKDKPVVMIAPFPTDYQLEQIGKLVLVDRTRPWMLNKFFDAAHFRVIDEPMDQQTLFNVLCRQLQDEGFVDAEFLDSVVEREAIVSTMLGDSIALPHALGLLAKKTVVYTILAPQGIAWGDETAHVIFLLAISKSEYEEAMAIYDIFVTFLRERAMTRLCACRNFTEFKAVAMECVSRF
- the nrdG gene encoding anaerobic ribonucleoside-triphosphate reductase-activating protein, which translates into the protein MQYHQYYPVDIVNGPGTRCTLFVSGCVHECPGCYNKSTWRLNSGQPFTKEMEDKIVADLNDTRIHRQGISLSGGDPLHPQNVPDILQLVQRIRAECPGKDIWVWTGYKLEELNAAQMQVVDLINVLVDGKFVQDLKDPALIWRGSSNQVVHHLR
- the nrdD gene encoding anaerobic ribonucleoside-triphosphate reductase, encoding MTPHVMKRDGCKVPFKSERIKEAILRAAKAAGVDDADYCATVAEVVSSQMNERSKVDINEIQTAVENQLMSGPYKQLARAYIEYRHDRDIQREKRGRLNQEIRGLVEQTNSALLNENANKDSKVIPTQRDLLAGIVAKHYARQHLLPRDVVQAHERGDIHYHDLDYSPFFPMFNCMLIDLKGMLTQGFKMGNAEIEPPKSISTATAVTAQIIAQVASHIYGGTTINRIDEVLAPFVTESFNKHRKTAEEWQIPDADGYAHSRTEKECYDAFQSLEYEVNTLHTANGQTPFVTFGFGLGTSWESRLIQQSILRNRIAGLGKNRKTAVFPKLVFAIRDGLNHKFGDPNYDIKQLALECASKRMYPDILNYDQVVKVTGSFKTPMGCRSFLGVWENENGEQVHDGRNNLGVISLNLPRIALEAHGDEATFWKLLDDRLVLARKALMTRIARLEGVKARVAPILYMEGACGVRLKADDDVSEIFKNGRASISLGYIGIHETINALFGDKHVYDSEQLRAKGIAIVERLRQAVDQWKDETGYGFSLYSTPSENLCDRFCRLDTAEFGVVPGVTDKGYYTNSFHLDVEKKVNPYDKIDFEAPYPPLASGGFICYGEYPNIQHNLKALEDVWDYSYQHVPYYGTNTPIDECYECGFTGEFECTSKGFTCPKCGNHDAARVSVTRRVCGYLGSPDARPFNAGKQEEVKRRVKHLGNGQIG
- the treC gene encoding alpha,alpha-phosphotrehalase, encoding MNIPHWWQNGVIYQVYPKSFQDTTGSGTGDLRGVTQRLDYLQKLGVDAIWLTPFYISPQVDNGYDVADYMSVDPAYGTLADFDELVAQAKARGIRIILDMVFNHTSTQHAWFREALDKNSPYRQFYLWRDGTPDSPPNNWRSKFGGSAWGWHAESEQYYLHLFAPEQADLNWENPAVRAELKKVCEFWADRGVDGLRLDVVNLISKDQDFPNDPDGDGRRFYTDGPRAHAFLREMNRDVFTPRSLMTVGEMSSTTLENCQQYAALDGSELSMTFNFHHLKVDYPNGEKWTLAKPDYVALKTLFRHWQQGMHNQAWNALFWCNHDQPRIVSRFGDAGKYRVPAAKMLAMVLHGMQGTPYIYQGEEIGMTNPHFSQITDYRDVESHNMFAALNGQGRDAQELLAILASKSRDNSRTPMQWDASKHAGFTAGEPWINLCDNTADINVAAALSDTDSVFYAYQKLIALRKAEPVITWGDYQDLLPDSPHLWCYQRQWQGQRLLVIANLSDTFQNWQPTQTDGNWQVLMHNYAEVASQPGDMALRPFEAVWWVQK
- the dagF gene encoding 2-dehydro-3-deoxy-phosphogluconate aldolase, with translation MKLTPNFYRDRVCLNVLAGSKENARDIYAAAEGHVLVGVLSKNYPDVASAVADMREYAALIDNALSVGLGAGDPNQSAMVSEISRQVQPQHVNQVFTGVATSRALLGQQETVVNGLVSPTGTPGRVKISTGPLSSQTPDGIVPVETAIALLKDMGGSSIKYFPMGGLKCRDEYIAVAQACARHDFWLEPTGGIDLDNFTEILQIALDAGVSKIIPHIYSSIIDKVSGNTRPDDVRQLMAMTRACIG